The following coding sequences are from one Prochlorococcus marinus XMU1412 window:
- a CDS encoding integrase, translated as MPQSNNWVKTLRRAIKESIGSGWTVENDRGNMRLIYGTKTTGRKSINLPYLWEENQMIEALKFIEEGANTYLENNGKILLKTAFKYARNSSSEVKLDWEGAFVRYRKERSDIKENTWNKKHLPVLEGVMFYMNRANHRPQNARALYKKVINEYKHGQYNQLVGWPPDKATIRRHMRLAFNSFLDYCCNYEDFPSYWRPNYGNFKDNNEEKNIAKKKDIGYPLTDAQIGRLVDNFIDQPQAQRWKFAAQLCSVYGLRPEELNHLVLRNNKTELWCIYQKVNSNFKERQLLPLLVRDVDGEPFDWNYNLVQRLAAGEELPKIPLGNGGQNFGEYLRRKSIRKTWLSICAEAEAEGQKCKPYSFRHRYAYVAHTRPMEDGTMRAPKQIADAMGHDLQTHLESYARFMTKDLKKAFDLAEV; from the coding sequence ATGCCACAATCAAACAATTGGGTAAAAACATTAAGAAGGGCAATAAAGGAATCTATTGGATCTGGTTGGACAGTAGAAAATGATAGAGGGAATATGCGTTTAATATATGGAACTAAGACAACTGGAAGAAAATCTATAAACCTTCCTTACTTATGGGAAGAGAATCAAATGATTGAAGCATTGAAGTTTATAGAAGAAGGAGCAAACACTTATTTAGAAAATAATGGAAAGATCCTTTTAAAGACCGCTTTTAAATATGCAAGAAACTCTTCTTCGGAAGTCAAACTTGATTGGGAAGGGGCTTTTGTTAGATATAGAAAAGAAAGATCAGATATTAAAGAAAACACTTGGAATAAAAAGCATCTTCCTGTTTTAGAGGGAGTTATGTTCTATATGAATAGAGCAAATCATAGACCGCAAAATGCTAGAGCTTTATATAAAAAGGTAATTAATGAATATAAGCATGGACAATACAATCAATTAGTTGGTTGGCCACCTGACAAGGCAACAATAAGAAGGCATATGAGATTAGCTTTTAATAGTTTTTTAGATTATTGCTGCAACTATGAAGATTTCCCTTCTTATTGGAGACCAAATTATGGAAATTTCAAAGATAATAATGAAGAAAAAAATATAGCTAAAAAGAAAGATATTGGTTATCCATTAACAGATGCCCAGATTGGAAGATTAGTAGATAACTTTATTGACCAACCACAAGCCCAAAGATGGAAGTTTGCTGCTCAACTTTGTTCAGTTTATGGATTAAGACCAGAAGAACTTAATCATCTGGTTCTCAGAAATAACAAGACAGAACTTTGGTGTATATACCAAAAAGTAAATTCTAATTTTAAAGAAAGACAACTATTGCCTTTATTGGTTAGAGATGTAGATGGAGAACCTTTTGATTGGAACTACAACTTAGTGCAAAGGTTGGCAGCGGGAGAAGAACTGCCAAAAATTCCTCTAGGTAATGGCGGTCAAAACTTTGGAGAATATCTTAGGAGGAAGAGCATTAGAAAGACTTGGTTGTCTATTTGTGCAGAAGCAGAAGCAGAAGGACAAAAGTGCAAACCATATTCCTTCCGTCATAGATACGCATATGTTGCTCACACTAGACCTATGGAAGATGGAACAATGCGAGCACCTAAACAAATTGCTGATGCAATGGGGCATGATCTACAAACACACCTAGAAAGTTACGCTAGATTTATGACCAAAGATCTTAAAAAGGCTTTTGATTTGGCAGAAGTATGA
- a CDS encoding HupE/UreJ family protein, whose translation MFVLANVQIVKNVHHAKIINLNRKMNSKNFFHKNLKVSLIIFPVYLFFISIYNPVFAHHPFGMGESSTLTSWQGFISGIGHPLLGPDHLLFILAISLIGLRFPKKWILPLLGFGLIGSAIAQILSLPEFMIPYAEALVSLSLVLESLIILGYLPSSLLLPMISLHGYLIGGAIIGAEQSPLLSYFLGIFIGQGSLLLIVLYLSEHIGKILKNKNLVSGILIGIGAAFSWVALID comes from the coding sequence GTGTTTGTCCTTGCGAATGTACAGATTGTGAAGAATGTTCACCATGCAAAGATCATTAATTTAAATAGAAAAATGAATTCTAAAAATTTTTTTCATAAGAACTTAAAAGTCTCTTTAATAATCTTCCCTGTATATTTGTTTTTTATTAGTATCTATAATCCAGTATTTGCTCATCATCCATTTGGTATGGGTGAGAGTTCCACATTAACTTCCTGGCAGGGATTTATCAGTGGTATTGGTCATCCCTTATTAGGTCCAGACCATCTCCTTTTTATTTTGGCAATAAGTCTTATTGGATTGAGATTCCCAAAAAAATGGATATTACCTTTATTAGGTTTTGGTTTAATTGGAAGTGCTATTGCGCAAATTTTGTCATTGCCAGAATTTATGATTCCCTACGCAGAAGCATTAGTATCTTTAAGCTTAGTTTTAGAAAGTTTGATAATTTTGGGCTATTTACCTAGCTCATTACTTTTACCCATGATCTCTTTGCATGGTTACTTGATAGGAGGTGCAATTATTGGTGCTGAGCAAAGTCCTCTATTAAGTTACTTTTTAGGAATATTTATAGGGCAAGGATCTTTGCTCTTAATAGTCCTATACTTATCAGAGCATATTGGAAAAATTTTAAAGAATAAAAATTTGGTTTCGGGAATTTTAATCGGTATTGGAGCAGCCTTTTCATGGGTCGCACTTATTGATTAA